The following coding sequences are from one Pasteurellaceae bacterium RH1A window:
- a CDS encoding dipeptide ABC transporter permease DppC, protein MSSETLVAPQPKTPLQEFWYYFSQNRGALVGLAFISIVFLVCVFADVVAPFDPIEQNRSALLLPPMWFEGGNSAYILGTDDIGRDILSRVIYGARLSVFIGLVIVVLSCLMGVILGLLAGYYGGTTDIIIMRFVDIMLAIPSLLLTIGVVTILGPSLINAAIAIAVVSIPSYVRLTRASVMSEKNRDYVVASRVAGAGVFRLMFVVILPNCLAPLIVQMTMGISNAILELAALGFLGIGAQPPTPELGTMLAESRGFMQSANWLVTIPGLAILSLVLAFNLMGDGLRDALDPKLKQ, encoded by the coding sequence ATGTCTAGTGAAACCCTGGTTGCCCCCCAACCAAAAACGCCCCTGCAAGAGTTTTGGTACTATTTCAGCCAAAACCGTGGGGCCTTGGTGGGCTTGGCCTTTATTTCGATTGTCTTTTTGGTCTGCGTCTTTGCAGATGTGGTCGCCCCCTTTGACCCGATTGAACAGAACCGTTCCGCCCTGCTCCTACCGCCTATGTGGTTTGAAGGTGGCAATTCTGCCTATATTTTAGGCACGGACGACATCGGCCGGGATATTCTCTCTCGGGTGATTTATGGGGCCAGACTGTCGGTCTTTATCGGGCTTGTTATTGTGGTACTTTCCTGCCTTATGGGCGTGATTTTAGGCCTCTTGGCTGGCTACTATGGCGGCACAACCGACATCATCATCATGCGCTTTGTCGATATTATGCTGGCCATCCCAAGCCTCTTGCTGACCATTGGCGTGGTTACCATCTTGGGCCCATCTTTGATTAACGCTGCTATTGCTATTGCGGTGGTCTCCATTCCGAGTTACGTCCGCTTAACCCGTGCTTCGGTCATGAGTGAAAAGAACCGTGACTATGTGGTCGCCAGCCGTGTGGCTGGGGCTGGTGTGTTCCGCCTTATGTTTGTAGTGATTTTGCCTAACTGCTTGGCCCCGCTTATCGTGCAGATGACCATGGGCATCTCCAACGCCATTCTAGAACTGGCCGCTCTAGGCTTCCTCGGCATTGGGGCACAACCGCCAACGCCTGAATTGGGGACCATGTTGGCTGAATCCCGTGGCTTTATGCAGTCGGCCAACTGGCTAGTGACTATTCCAGGTTTGGCCATCTTGTCGCTGGTGCTGGCCTTTAACCTCATGGGTGATGGCCTGCGTGATGCCCTCGATCCAAAACTCAAACAATAG
- a CDS encoding dipeptide ABC transporter ATP-binding protein produces the protein MALLEVNNLSVHFAGFKAVDRISYQVNEGEVLGIVGESGSGKSVSSLAIMGLIDFPGKVMADSLHFNDSNLLTLNPKQKRQIVGADVAMIFQDAMTSLNPSYTVGYQIMEALKVHQGGSKASRKARAIELLTLVGIPDPQSRLEVYPHQLSGGMSQRVMIAMAIACNPKLLIADEPTTALDVTIQAQIIDLLLELQRKENMALILITHDLALVAEAAHRIIVMYAGQVVEEGKAEEIFKAPLHPYTQALLKALPEFAEGKSRLQSLPGVVPGKYDRPQGCLLNPRCPYATDLCRQQEPEMRMIEGRQVKCHTPLELDGQPRII, from the coding sequence ATGGCACTATTAGAAGTGAATAATCTCTCTGTCCATTTTGCTGGCTTTAAGGCGGTGGATAGAATTAGCTACCAAGTCAACGAAGGTGAAGTGCTGGGCATTGTGGGCGAATCAGGCTCGGGCAAGTCGGTCAGCTCCCTGGCCATTATGGGCCTGATTGATTTCCCAGGAAAGGTTATGGCAGACAGCCTGCATTTTAATGATAGCAACCTGCTAACCCTCAACCCTAAGCAGAAACGCCAGATTGTGGGGGCGGATGTGGCCATGATCTTCCAAGATGCCATGACCAGCCTCAACCCCAGCTACACCGTGGGCTACCAGATTATGGAGGCCCTCAAGGTTCACCAGGGCGGCAGCAAGGCCAGCCGTAAGGCTCGGGCCATTGAATTGCTTACTTTGGTAGGCATTCCCGATCCCCAATCTCGGCTGGAGGTCTATCCCCACCAACTTTCGGGCGGGATGAGCCAGCGGGTCATGATCGCCATGGCCATTGCCTGCAACCCTAAACTCTTGATTGCGGACGAACCGACCACGGCCCTCGATGTTACCATTCAGGCCCAGATTATTGATCTCTTGCTAGAACTGCAACGCAAGGAAAATATGGCCCTCATCCTGATCACCCACGATCTGGCTTTAGTAGCTGAAGCAGCCCATCGGATTATCGTTATGTATGCGGGGCAAGTAGTGGAAGAGGGCAAGGCAGAGGAAATCTTCAAGGCACCGCTTCACCCTTATACCCAAGCCTTGCTCAAAGCCTTACCTGAATTTGCGGAAGGCAAATCCCGCCTGCAATCACTGCCAGGTGTCGTGCCGGGCAAATACGACCGTCCACAGGGCTGCCTGCTCAACCCACGTTGCCCTTATGCGACCGATCTCTGCCGCCAGCAAGAGCCGGAGATGCGGATGATTGAAGGGCGGCAGGTCAAGTGCCATACGCCTTTGGAGCTGGACGGGCAACCGAGAATTATTTGA